A stretch of the Calditrichota bacterium genome encodes the following:
- a CDS encoding CRISPR-associated protein, translating to YHDPFFRLGYLEESIKLLPEREAWLGPTPPTSLAEVTLDVAPLAARLKEARNKIHRVRLWQHPQLAVTGEIEGEHLSWTSA from the coding sequence GTACCACGATCCTTTCTTCCGCTTGGGTTACCTGGAGGAAAGTATCAAGCTCTTGCCTGAACGAGAGGCATGGTTGGGGCCGACACCCCCCACCTCACTGGCGGAGGTCACGCTCGATGTGGCACCGCTCGCCGCTCGTCTTAAGGAAGCAAGGAACAAGATTCACCGCGTCCGCCTGTGGCAACATCCGCAGCTGGCTGTCACGGGTGAGATAGAAGGGGAGCATCTCTCCTGGACCTCGGCATAG